A window of Chitinophagales bacterium contains these coding sequences:
- a CDS encoding RagB/SusD family nutrient uptake outer membrane protein, which produces MRNKISLLLMIVTTGLVVVSCKKVVDLKPTHTIDGDLFFNTVGDYEFALNAAYDRLKQNSMYAGVNGGSIFLCAVDVAGDNFYGGPANLGAMNPYFRWNYTADEASVQGGWDAVYNVIQQANITLRGLQRFRATDPLTVNRIEGQARALRAYMHFEAMRWWVDDYARNSQEPGIPYVDTFNVELMPARGTVEQTYDAMEADLKIAKELLSDIDEPIQSISSAAATNRAYIDSLVCNAMLARMYLYAGEADSAIKYSSMVIAARPLANTAEFPLIWQDGTTREVVWSIKFQAGDAALAREIYQPAGDQLSWRPVSALLNLYDPADVRSAAYWVNRNGRMVLNKYFAKTTAGASPDGVTDYKVFRTGEMYLIRAEARANKGLDAAALADLNALRAARNAATGTESGTALQIAIAIERRKELVVEGHRFFDLKRTTRSISRTQNCSSFCSLGSGSRAWNLPVPQTEMIANDNMEQNPGY; this is translated from the coding sequence ATGAGAAACAAAATATCGTTGCTGTTGATGATAGTTACAACAGGTTTAGTGGTTGTTTCCTGTAAAAAGGTGGTGGACCTGAAACCCACCCACACCATAGATGGGGACCTGTTCTTTAATACCGTCGGTGATTATGAGTTTGCCCTGAATGCGGCTTATGACCGGCTCAAGCAAAACAGTATGTATGCCGGCGTCAATGGAGGGAGTATTTTTCTCTGTGCCGTGGATGTAGCCGGAGACAATTTCTATGGGGGCCCTGCCAACCTCGGCGCGATGAATCCCTATTTCCGGTGGAACTACACAGCGGATGAGGCTTCGGTGCAAGGTGGATGGGATGCTGTCTATAATGTGATTCAGCAAGCTAATATCACCCTTCGCGGGCTACAGCGATTCCGGGCAACCGATCCGCTGACTGTAAACCGTATTGAAGGACAGGCAAGAGCCTTGCGCGCTTATATGCATTTTGAAGCCATGCGCTGGTGGGTGGATGATTACGCCCGTAATTCTCAGGAACCCGGTATACCTTATGTAGACACTTTCAACGTGGAGTTGATGCCTGCCAGAGGGACAGTGGAGCAAACTTATGATGCCATGGAAGCGGACCTGAAAATAGCAAAAGAGCTACTGTCGGATATCGATGAGCCCATACAATCCATCAGTTCCGCAGCTGCCACCAACCGGGCCTATATTGATTCACTGGTTTGTAATGCCATGCTGGCCCGAATGTACCTGTATGCCGGGGAGGCTGATAGCGCGATAAAATATTCCAGCATGGTGATTGCCGCCAGGCCTCTGGCAAATACCGCGGAGTTTCCATTGATATGGCAGGATGGAACTACCCGGGAGGTCGTCTGGTCCATTAAATTCCAGGCAGGGGATGCCGCTTTGGCGAGAGAGATATATCAACCTGCGGGTGACCAGCTATCCTGGAGACCGGTGAGCGCCTTATTGAACCTGTATGATCCGGCTGATGTACGTTCCGCAGCCTATTGGGTAAATAGAAACGGGCGTATGGTATTAAATAAGTATTTCGCCAAGACCACGGCGGGTGCCAGTCCAGACGGAGTGACCGACTACAAAGTATTTCGCACCGGGGAAATGTATCTGATCCGTGCCGAAGCCAGAGCAAACAAAGGACTCGATGCCGCCGCACTGGCTGACCTTAATGCGTTGCGCGCTGCCCGCAATGCCGCCACAGGAACGGAATCGGGTACTGCCTTGCAGATAGCCATTGCCATCGAACGTAGAAAGGAACTCGTGGTAGAAGGTCATCGTTTCTTTGATCTGAAACGCACCACACGCAGTATAAGCCGCACTCAAAACTGCAGCAGCTTTTGCAGTCTTGGATCCGGCAGTCGTGCCTGGAACCTCCCCGTTCCCCAAACAGAAATGATCGCCAATGACAATATGGAACAAAATCCCGGATACTAA